The genomic interval CCGCGAAAGGACTCTCCGGCTTCGCCTCGGGCTCGGCCGGCACGACAAATTCCACACCGGATGCGCGTGGATAGGGGTCGATCGCGAGGACCAGCTCCTCCAGAAGGGGCGCCGCCAGGTCGTAGGTCAGGCTGTCGATCTCCTCGGGGACCTCGTCGTCGCCCGCGCCCGGGGCGAGCGCGATGCTCTCATGCGGCTTCAGGCGGACCTGCTCGGCCACATGCAACTCGCGGTGGAAGGGGCGCGCGATGTGGGTGCGGACCGGCTCCAGCGTCACCACGCAGTCCTGGACGATATCGGCCTCGAGCACAGCGTCGAGAGCGAAGCGGGTGGCGGAATGCTTGCGCAGGCGGACGGTCGAACCGAACGACTCCACGGCGCGGACATCGGCCCAGGCGGCGATGCGCGCGAGATCCTCTGCCCCCGCCTCGACGCGGATCTCCTCC from Rhizomicrobium sp. carries:
- a CDS encoding YceD family protein, translated to MSAPETKPFEQDYDLGDLRRGEEEIRVEAGAEDLARIAAWADVRAVESFGSTVRLRKHSATRFALDAVLEADIVQDCVVTLEPVRTHIARPFHRELHVAEQVRLKPHESIALAPGAGDDEVPEEIDSLTYDLAAPLLEELVLAIDPYPRASGVEFVVPAEPEAKPESPFAVLKALKDRS